Proteins encoded together in one Catellatospora citrea window:
- a CDS encoding MFS transporter encodes MAHPPPAEQASVPVTATVPPLLTPPLVRLLVASLGALGSFYLLIPVVPAFVAGAGGGGTGAGLCTGVLMLGTVLAELAAPALITRLGYRTVVAVALLLLGAPAVLLLASSWPPVVLGVCLLRGAGAGFVFVAGAALVAELAPDVRRAEVLGVYGAAVGIPSIVCLPSGVWLSTHVGFAPVFVTAAAVALLSLGAVRGLPARSARVEPSPVEVSPRAGDGGGSARPAVVFAAVALVAGVLLTFLPLSLAATPGLAAVALLVQACTTPLARWAAGRYGDRYGGSLLVPAVTAVVAGTVGLGYAQGPVAVIAGVTLFGAGFGVAQNVTLALMFARVSGSGYARASMLWNLAYDAGMGVGAVGFGLLVAATGYPAGFALTAAALLPVLVPAWRERRRFPARPASPGNGRREGPDG; translated from the coding sequence ATGGCTCATCCTCCGCCGGCCGAGCAGGCGAGCGTTCCGGTGACCGCGACCGTCCCGCCGCTGCTGACCCCGCCCCTGGTGCGGCTGCTGGTGGCCTCGCTCGGCGCACTCGGCAGCTTCTACCTCCTGATTCCGGTCGTGCCGGCCTTCGTCGCCGGGGCCGGCGGTGGCGGGACGGGCGCGGGCCTGTGCACCGGGGTCCTGATGCTTGGCACGGTACTGGCCGAGTTGGCCGCACCGGCCCTCATCACCAGGCTCGGCTACCGGACGGTGGTGGCGGTGGCCCTGCTGCTGCTCGGAGCGCCCGCCGTCCTGCTCCTGGCGTCGTCGTGGCCGCCCGTGGTGCTCGGTGTGTGCCTGCTTCGGGGCGCCGGGGCCGGGTTCGTGTTCGTCGCCGGCGCCGCTCTGGTGGCCGAACTCGCGCCGGACGTTCGTCGTGCCGAGGTGCTCGGCGTCTACGGCGCGGCAGTCGGCATCCCCTCGATCGTGTGCCTGCCGTCGGGGGTGTGGCTGAGTACGCACGTCGGCTTCGCGCCCGTCTTCGTCACCGCCGCGGCTGTGGCGCTGCTGTCATTGGGGGCCGTGCGGGGCCTGCCCGCCCGATCGGCCCGGGTCGAGCCGTCGCCGGTCGAGGTGTCGCCGCGAGCCGGCGACGGGGGCGGTTCAGCCCGGCCGGCAGTGGTCTTCGCCGCCGTCGCGCTGGTGGCCGGAGTGCTGTTGACGTTCCTGCCGCTCAGCCTTGCCGCCACTCCTGGCCTGGCGGCGGTGGCGCTGCTGGTACAGGCCTGTACCACGCCCCTGGCCCGCTGGGCGGCCGGTCGGTACGGCGACCGGTACGGAGGCAGCCTGCTCGTGCCCGCGGTCACCGCCGTCGTGGCCGGGACCGTCGGACTCGGTTACGCGCAGGGCCCGGTAGCGGTGATCGCCGGCGTCACCCTGTTCGGAGCCGGATTCGGCGTGGCGCAGAACGTGACGCTGGCCCTGATGTTCGCCCGTGTCTCGGGGTCTGGTTACGCGCGGGCGAGCATGCTGTGGAATCTCGCCTACGACGCCGGTATGGGTGTCGGAGCCGTCGGGTTCGGGCTGCTGGTCGCCGCGACCGGTTACCCGGCGGGATTCGCGCTGACCGCCGCCGCGCTCCTTCCCGTGCTCGTGCCCGCGTGGCGTGAGCGCCGCCGCTTCCCCGCTCGCCCGGCATCACCCGGCAACGGACGACGCGAAGGACCCGATGGCTAG
- the clpB gene encoding ATP-dependent chaperone ClpB has product MDMNKLTQKSQEALHDAQTIALRMGHTEVDGEHLLLALLDQPDGIVPRLIAQTGADPARLRGEVEQDLQRRPKVSGPGAQPGQVFVTQRLSRVLDTAEREAKRLKDEYVSTEHLLMALADEGSASAAGRRLKENGVTRDAFLAALTQIRGNQRVTSAMPEVTYEALEKYGQDLVADARANRLDPVIGRDAEIRRVIQILSRKTKNNPVLIGDPGVGKTAIVEGLAQRIVRGDVPEGLRDKTVFALDMGSLIAGAKYRGEFEERLKAVLNEVRAAEGRILLFVDELHTVVGAGGGAEGAMDAGNMLKPMLARGELHMIGATTVDEYRKQIEKDAALARRFQQVFVDEPSVEDTISILRGLRERLEVFHGVKIQDSALVAAATLSHRYITDRFLPDKAIDLVDEACARLRTEIDSMPAELDEITRRVMRLEIEEAALAKETDPSSLARLDQLRRELADLRAEADAKHAQWESERQAIRRVQDVREELERLRHEVEEAERAYDLNRAAELRYGRIADLERRLAAEEQKLADRQQGQPGLLRETVTEDEIAEIVSAWTGIPVSRLQEGERQKLLRLDEILHERVIGQDEAVQVVADAIIRARSGIKDPRRPIGSFIFLGPTGVGKTELAKALAAALFDSEDNIVRLDMSEYQERHTVSRLVGAPPGYVGYEEGGQLTEAVRRKPYSVVLFDEIEKAHTDVFNTLLQVLDDGRITDSQGRTVDFRNTVIIMTSNIGAEYLLEGSDADISEQARAKVLGELRGHFRPEFLNRVDDIVLFHRLTLPQIEKIVDLQFEDLRQRLGERRITLDLTEDARKLIAEHGFDPVYGARPLRRYIAHEVETRIGRAIIAGDLREDAVIHVGVRDGELAVTFDAAPAPQLAEAGAGTGVR; this is encoded by the coding sequence GTGGACATGAACAAGCTGACGCAGAAGTCGCAGGAGGCGCTGCATGACGCGCAGACGATCGCGCTGCGGATGGGCCACACCGAGGTCGACGGCGAGCACCTGCTGCTGGCCCTGCTGGACCAGCCCGACGGGATCGTGCCGCGGCTGATCGCCCAGACCGGGGCCGACCCGGCCCGGCTGCGCGGCGAGGTCGAGCAGGACCTGCAGCGCCGGCCGAAGGTCAGCGGGCCGGGCGCGCAGCCCGGGCAGGTGTTCGTCACGCAGCGGCTGTCCCGGGTGCTCGACACGGCCGAGCGCGAGGCCAAGCGGCTCAAGGACGAGTACGTCTCCACCGAGCACCTGCTGATGGCCCTGGCCGACGAGGGTTCGGCGTCGGCGGCCGGGCGGCGGCTCAAGGAGAACGGGGTCACCCGGGACGCGTTCCTGGCCGCGCTGACCCAGATCCGCGGCAACCAGCGGGTCACCTCCGCGATGCCCGAGGTGACGTACGAGGCGCTGGAGAAGTACGGGCAGGACCTGGTCGCCGACGCGCGCGCGAACCGGCTCGACCCGGTCATCGGCCGCGACGCCGAGATCCGCCGCGTCATCCAGATCCTGTCCCGCAAGACCAAGAACAACCCCGTGCTCATCGGTGACCCCGGTGTCGGCAAGACCGCGATCGTAGAGGGCCTCGCCCAGCGCATCGTGCGCGGCGACGTGCCCGAGGGGCTGCGCGACAAGACCGTGTTCGCCCTGGACATGGGCTCGCTGATCGCCGGGGCCAAGTACCGCGGCGAGTTCGAGGAGCGGCTCAAGGCCGTGCTCAACGAGGTCCGCGCCGCCGAGGGCCGCATCCTGCTGTTCGTCGACGAGTTGCACACCGTCGTCGGGGCGGGCGGCGGCGCGGAGGGCGCGATGGACGCGGGCAACATGCTCAAGCCGATGCTGGCCCGCGGCGAACTGCACATGATCGGCGCGACCACGGTCGACGAGTACCGCAAGCAGATCGAGAAGGACGCCGCGCTGGCCCGGCGCTTCCAGCAGGTGTTCGTCGACGAGCCGTCGGTCGAGGACACCATCTCCATCCTGCGCGGGCTGCGCGAGCGCCTGGAGGTGTTCCACGGCGTGAAGATCCAGGACTCCGCACTGGTGGCCGCCGCGACGCTGTCGCACCGGTACATCACCGACCGGTTCCTGCCCGACAAGGCGATCGACCTCGTCGACGAGGCCTGCGCCCGGCTGCGTACCGAGATCGACTCGATGCCCGCGGAACTCGACGAGATCACCCGCCGGGTCATGCGCCTGGAGATCGAGGAGGCGGCCCTGGCCAAGGAGACCGATCCGTCGAGCCTGGCCCGCCTCGACCAGCTCCGCCGCGAGCTCGCCGACCTGCGCGCCGAAGCCGACGCCAAACACGCCCAGTGGGAGAGCGAGCGCCAGGCCATCCGCCGCGTCCAGGACGTACGCGAGGAGCTGGAACGGCTGCGCCACGAGGTCGAGGAGGCCGAACGCGCGTACGACCTCAACCGGGCCGCCGAACTGCGCTACGGCCGCATCGCCGACCTCGAACGCCGCCTGGCCGCCGAGGAGCAGAAACTCGCCGACCGGCAGCAGGGCCAGCCCGGCCTGCTCCGGGAGACCGTCACCGAGGACGAGATCGCCGAGATCGTGTCCGCGTGGACCGGCATCCCGGTGTCCCGGCTGCAGGAGGGCGAGCGGCAGAAGTTGCTGCGCCTCGACGAGATCCTGCACGAGCGCGTCATCGGCCAGGACGAGGCCGTCCAGGTCGTCGCCGACGCCATCATCCGCGCCCGGTCGGGCATCAAGGACCCGCGCCGCCCGATCGGCTCGTTCATCTTCCTGGGCCCCACCGGCGTCGGCAAGACCGAGCTGGCCAAGGCCCTCGCAGCGGCGCTGTTCGACTCCGAGGACAACATCGTGCGCCTGGACATGAGCGAGTACCAGGAGCGGCACACCGTCAGCCGGCTCGTCGGCGCGCCACCCGGCTACGTCGGCTACGAGGAGGGCGGCCAGCTCACCGAGGCGGTACGGCGCAAGCCGTACTCGGTGGTGCTGTTCGACGAGATCGAGAAGGCGCACACCGACGTGTTCAACACGCTGCTGCAGGTGCTCGACGACGGCCGGATCACCGACTCGCAGGGGCGCACCGTCGACTTCCGCAACACCGTCATCATCATGACCTCCAACATCGGCGCGGAATACCTGCTGGAAGGGTCCGATGCCGACATCTCCGAGCAGGCCCGCGCGAAGGTGCTCGGCGAGCTGCGCGGGCACTTCCGGCCGGAGTTCCTCAACCGCGTCGACGACATCGTGCTGTTCCACCGGCTGACGCTGCCGCAGATCGAGAAGATCGTCGACCTGCAGTTCGAGGACCTGCGCCAGCGCCTGGGCGAGCGCCGCATCACCCTGGACCTGACCGAGGACGCCCGCAAGCTCATCGCCGAGCACGGCTTCGACCCGGTGTACGGCGCACGGCCGCTGCGCCGCTACATCGCGCACGAGGTCGAGACCCGGATCGGACGCGCCATCATCGCCGGCGACCTGCGCGAGGACGCCGTGATCCACGTCGGCGTGCGCGACGGCGAATTGGCGGTAACCTTCGACGCGGCACCGGCTCCGCAGCTGGCGGAGGCGGGCGCGGGAACGGGAGTTCGATGA
- a CDS encoding arginase family protein, translated as MTIIFVPYHLDERLPDHDFPLPEGHAVRTVTEQLPDGDVWSRLGHLYEPVAWQVAHCVQGGETPTVVSGDCTVSLGTMAGLQQAGVDAGIVWFDAHGDVQTLETTASGYVGGMPLRIIVGYRPELISQRLGLRPLAEDRALLVDARDLDLPEADYLATSAVRRCGVDDLDETMLPPGPLLLHLDLDVIDAAELPDLRFPVPGGPTAAGVVAAARRVLATGRVAAVDLACTWHPGRPDPDGVRARLLAALTV; from the coding sequence GTGACGATCATCTTCGTGCCGTACCACCTCGACGAGCGACTGCCCGATCACGACTTCCCGCTGCCCGAAGGCCATGCCGTCAGGACGGTGACCGAGCAGCTTCCCGACGGGGACGTGTGGTCGCGGCTCGGCCACCTCTACGAGCCGGTCGCCTGGCAGGTCGCGCACTGCGTGCAGGGCGGCGAGACGCCGACGGTGGTGTCCGGCGACTGCACCGTGTCACTCGGCACGATGGCGGGCCTGCAGCAGGCCGGGGTGGACGCGGGCATCGTCTGGTTCGACGCGCACGGCGACGTGCAGACCCTGGAGACGACCGCGTCAGGCTATGTCGGCGGCATGCCGCTGCGGATCATCGTCGGCTACCGGCCGGAGCTGATCTCGCAGCGGCTGGGCCTGCGCCCGCTGGCCGAGGACCGGGCCCTGCTCGTCGACGCCCGTGACCTGGACCTGCCGGAGGCCGACTACCTGGCCACCTCGGCCGTACGCCGCTGCGGCGTCGACGACCTGGACGAGACGATGCTGCCGCCCGGCCCGCTGCTGCTGCACCTCGACCTCGACGTGATCGACGCGGCGGAGCTACCGGACCTGCGCTTCCCGGTGCCCGGCGGCCCCACGGCGGCCGGGGTCGTCGCGGCCGCGCGTCGCGTGCTGGCCACCGGCCGGGTCGCCGCCGTCGACCTCGCCTGCACCTGGCATCCCGGTCGCCCCGACCCGGACGGCGTCCGCGCCCGCCTGCTGGCCGCGCTGACCGTGTGA
- a CDS encoding LysR family transcriptional regulator encodes MDLDLAQVRAFVRAADELHFGRAAAALYLTQQALSKRVRRLEETVGAPLFVRGRGPVELTGAGVRFLPHARELLVLAATAARSVRGEPLPLKVDVWGPVHRPLSLLGELVSAHPELLLELSMRRSLGSALDAVARGDLDVAWGRPHDLGRPWPAGLRRRLVCLEPIAVGVLAGHPLAGATALGAAELREYGLWIPFEDRPPELTGLLRAYAAALDVPITGTALNLGVEHTIADLRRHPRRVTPLGAWWQLPEDVVRIPLRPTPFLPWSVAWRADNPHPLLPRLLKLLPGPGTVRFDPDREWLPEPDRADLPRTEARAS; translated from the coding sequence GTGGATCTAGATCTGGCCCAGGTTCGGGCGTTCGTGCGCGCCGCCGACGAGCTGCACTTCGGCCGCGCCGCCGCCGCGCTGTACCTCACCCAGCAGGCCCTGTCCAAGCGGGTGCGGCGGCTGGAGGAGACGGTCGGCGCCCCGCTGTTCGTCCGCGGGCGCGGACCCGTCGAGCTGACCGGGGCCGGCGTGCGGTTCCTGCCGCACGCCCGGGAGCTGCTGGTGCTCGCCGCGACGGCAGCCCGGTCGGTGCGCGGTGAGCCGCTGCCGCTGAAGGTGGACGTGTGGGGGCCGGTGCACCGGCCGCTGAGCCTGCTGGGCGAGCTGGTGTCGGCGCACCCGGAGCTGCTGCTGGAGCTGAGCATGCGCCGCAGCCTCGGCTCGGCGCTGGACGCGGTGGCCCGCGGCGACCTCGACGTCGCCTGGGGGCGGCCGCACGACCTGGGCCGCCCCTGGCCCGCCGGGCTGCGGCGGCGGCTGGTGTGCCTGGAGCCGATCGCGGTCGGGGTGCTCGCCGGGCACCCGCTGGCCGGCGCCACCGCGCTCGGGGCAGCCGAGCTGCGCGAGTACGGCCTGTGGATCCCGTTCGAGGACCGGCCCCCGGAGCTGACCGGGCTGCTGCGCGCGTACGCGGCCGCGCTGGACGTGCCGATCACGGGCACCGCGCTCAACCTGGGTGTCGAGCACACGATCGCCGACCTGCGCCGCCATCCGCGCCGGGTCACGCCGCTGGGCGCGTGGTGGCAGCTGCCCGAGGACGTCGTCCGGATCCCGCTGCGCCCGACGCCGTTCCTGCCCTGGTCGGTGGCCTGGCGGGCCGACAACCCGCATCCGCTGCTCCCCCGGCTGCTCAAGCTGCTGCCGGGGCCGGGCACGGTCCGGTTCGACCCGGACCGCGAGTGGCTGCCCGAGCCTGACCGCGCCGACCTGCCCCGCACCGAGGCGCGCGCGTCCTGA
- a CDS encoding RBBP9/YdeN family alpha/beta hydrolase yields MVRHLLVPGRGIPRPEHWQRRWADAHPEYRWAPYPPGPPYTVQERVAALHEAVMADTTPAVLIAHSAGCITAVTWAAHHVGPVRAALLVTPPYIDPLWSPGPDRPSDSVFGTVPRWPLPFRTVLVASRTDPYTTFAQFEQYAADWGAELYDAGDAGHLETADGYGPWPDGERLVAALG; encoded by the coding sequence ATGGTGCGACATCTGCTGGTGCCGGGACGTGGCATTCCCCGACCGGAGCACTGGCAGCGGCGCTGGGCCGACGCGCATCCCGAGTACCGGTGGGCGCCGTATCCTCCCGGCCCGCCGTACACGGTGCAGGAGCGGGTGGCCGCGCTGCACGAGGCCGTCATGGCCGACACCACACCCGCGGTGCTGATCGCGCACAGCGCGGGGTGCATCACCGCGGTCACCTGGGCCGCTCACCACGTCGGCCCGGTACGCGCCGCGCTGCTGGTCACGCCGCCCTACATCGACCCACTGTGGTCACCGGGCCCGGATCGCCCCTCCGATTCCGTCTTCGGGACCGTGCCCCGCTGGCCACTGCCGTTCCGCACGGTCCTGGTCGCCAGCCGCACCGATCCCTACACGACGTTCGCCCAGTTCGAGCAGTACGCCGCCGACTGGGGCGCGGAGCTGTACGACGCGGGCGACGCCGGCCACCTCGAGACGGCCGACGGCTACGGCCCTTGGCCGGACGGCGAGCGGCTGGTCGCCGCCCTCGGCTGA
- the trxA gene encoding thioredoxin has product MAQAPQQDTRADLVTCPHCGKRNRLRAAAAGLARCGSCRGMLPWLTDATDRDFDAVVVQSSLPVLLDLWAPWCGPCRMVAPGVEKAAQAYAGRLKVVKVNVDDSPETAMRYQAQSIPLLLLLSRGEVVARQLGAVPPDALLQWVERSLPATKP; this is encoded by the coding sequence ATGGCACAGGCACCCCAACAGGACACCCGGGCCGACCTGGTCACCTGCCCGCACTGCGGCAAGCGCAACCGGCTGCGGGCCGCCGCGGCGGGACTGGCCCGGTGCGGCAGCTGCCGCGGCATGCTGCCGTGGCTGACCGACGCCACCGACCGTGACTTCGACGCCGTGGTGGTGCAGTCGTCGCTGCCGGTGCTGCTGGACCTGTGGGCGCCGTGGTGCGGGCCGTGCCGCATGGTCGCGCCGGGCGTGGAGAAGGCCGCGCAGGCGTACGCGGGAAGGTTGAAGGTCGTCAAGGTCAATGTGGACGACTCGCCGGAGACGGCGATGCGCTACCAGGCCCAGTCGATCCCGCTGCTGCTCCTGCTGAGCCGCGGCGAGGTGGTGGCCCGGCAGCTCGGCGCGGTCCCGCCCGACGCGCTCCTGCAGTGGGTGGAGCGCTCGCTACCCGCGACAAAGCCCTGA
- a CDS encoding TetR/AcrR family transcriptional regulator — MPKRVDHDLRRREIGEALLRIASTRGLQAASMREVAAEAGVSLRLVQYYFHTKQELLLGALAYLGEQLSARVEAHIRALGLPPTPRSLVYGTLTAILPTDAESRRLTRTYAAYYTLVLDEPQLAADHGTGYPDALERFLAGHLRAAQQTGQVDPDLDAPTVAAGLLALTNGLGSSVLGGQRDGDAALAILTYHLDRLFGGDHHVDGSRAEPRGVGTVAP, encoded by the coding sequence GTGCCCAAGCGCGTGGACCACGACCTGCGGCGTCGTGAGATCGGCGAGGCCCTGCTGCGGATCGCCAGCACCAGAGGCCTGCAGGCGGCGAGCATGCGCGAGGTCGCCGCGGAGGCCGGGGTGTCCCTGCGCCTCGTCCAGTACTACTTCCACACCAAGCAGGAACTGCTGCTCGGCGCGCTGGCCTACCTCGGCGAGCAGCTGTCCGCGCGGGTGGAGGCCCACATCCGCGCCCTCGGCCTGCCGCCCACCCCGCGCAGCCTCGTCTACGGCACCCTCACCGCGATCCTGCCCACCGACGCGGAGAGCCGCAGACTGACCAGGACCTACGCCGCGTACTACACGCTGGTGCTCGACGAGCCGCAGCTCGCCGCGGACCACGGCACCGGCTATCCCGACGCGCTGGAACGCTTCCTCGCGGGACACCTGCGCGCCGCTCAGCAGACCGGCCAGGTCGACCCGGACCTGGACGCACCGACCGTCGCCGCCGGACTGCTGGCGCTGACCAACGGCCTCGGCTCCAGCGTGCTCGGCGGCCAGCGCGACGGCGACGCGGCGCTCGCGATCCTCACGTACCACCTCGACCGGTTGTTCGGCGGGGACCACCACGTGGACGGCAGCCGGGCGGAGCCGCGCGGCGTCGGTACCGTGGCTCCGTGA
- a CDS encoding DnaJ C-terminal domain-containing protein — protein MARDFYDVLGVSRSASADEIQQAFRKLARKYHPDVNKSPDAEERFKEINEAYHVLHDPKQRSRYDRFGEDFRKVPEGYEEMAGAGAGGFRGRGAGQGGFAGGGFPGGGFRGRDGGEPFSWSYEGGDVDLEDLLGGMFRGGRAGGRGAGPIPGADQEAELPLSVEEAYQGGKRTITLSGAEGPRSYDVNIPAGVTDGQRIRLAGQGGQGRGNAQPGDLYLVVRLEPHQRYRLDGRHIHVPLPVSPSEAALGATVELVTPGGQTKVTVPPGTSSGKRLRLRGQGMPHRRGEHGDLYAEVRIMVPGSLSDRERELYEELAKASTFDPRSAR, from the coding sequence GTGGCCCGTGACTTCTACGACGTGCTCGGGGTGTCGCGGAGCGCGTCCGCCGACGAGATCCAGCAGGCCTTCCGCAAGCTGGCCCGCAAGTACCACCCGGACGTCAACAAGAGCCCGGACGCCGAGGAGAGGTTCAAGGAGATCAACGAGGCGTACCACGTGCTGCACGACCCAAAGCAGCGCAGCCGCTACGACCGTTTCGGCGAGGACTTCCGCAAGGTCCCCGAGGGGTACGAGGAGATGGCCGGCGCGGGCGCGGGCGGTTTCCGCGGTCGCGGCGCGGGCCAGGGCGGCTTTGCCGGTGGCGGGTTCCCGGGTGGCGGCTTCCGCGGCCGGGACGGCGGGGAGCCGTTCTCGTGGTCGTACGAGGGCGGTGACGTCGACCTGGAGGACCTGCTCGGCGGCATGTTCCGCGGCGGCCGGGCGGGCGGGCGGGGCGCGGGCCCGATCCCGGGCGCGGATCAGGAGGCCGAGCTGCCGCTGTCCGTCGAGGAGGCCTACCAGGGCGGCAAGCGCACCATCACGCTTTCCGGGGCGGAGGGTCCGCGCAGCTACGACGTGAACATCCCGGCCGGGGTCACCGACGGGCAGCGTATCCGGCTGGCCGGGCAGGGCGGCCAGGGCCGCGGCAACGCCCAGCCCGGAGACCTGTACCTGGTGGTGCGGCTGGAACCGCACCAGCGCTACCGGCTCGACGGCCGCCACATCCACGTGCCGCTGCCGGTGAGCCCGTCGGAGGCGGCGCTCGGCGCGACCGTGGAGCTGGTGACACCCGGCGGGCAGACGAAGGTCACCGTGCCGCCGGGCACGTCCAGCGGCAAGCGCCTGCGCCTGCGCGGGCAGGGCATGCCGCACCGCCGCGGCGAGCACGGCGACCTCTACGCCGAGGTGCGCATCATGGTCCCGGGCAGTCTGAGCGACCGCGAGCGTGAGCTCTACGAGGAACTGGCCAAGGCGTCCACCTTCGACCCGAGGAGCGCCCGATGA
- a CDS encoding chaperone modulator CbpM has product MKVYALAVPSRLSLDRFAREARLHPVLVQRYVALGLLDATRDAGGGLWFSPTQLHQVARVQRLHADLSLNYTAIGLVMDLLDRVEELQTALRRSERRGHEQADAEVAGGAA; this is encoded by the coding sequence ATGAAGGTGTACGCGCTCGCCGTGCCGTCCCGGCTCAGCCTGGACCGCTTCGCCCGCGAGGCCCGCCTGCACCCGGTGCTGGTGCAGCGGTACGTCGCGCTCGGCCTGCTCGACGCGACCCGCGACGCCGGAGGCGGCCTGTGGTTCTCCCCCACCCAGCTGCACCAGGTGGCGCGGGTGCAGCGGCTGCACGCCGACCTGTCCCTGAACTACACCGCGATCGGCCTGGTCATGGACCTGCTCGACCGGGTCGAGGAGCTGCAGACCGCACTGCGAAGGAGCGAGCGCCGTGGACATGAACAAGCTGACGCAGAAGTCGCAGGAGGCGCTGCATGA
- a CDS encoding alpha/beta fold hydrolase yields the protein MVETRLSAFTNDNARTKFLAVYQRTFDRVWPADHDRLDVPTSFGVTRVYRTGRPDGDPFVLLPGAGGNALGWHRHVPRWGGQRPVIAIDPVGEPGCSTQDRPLADGRDLAHWLDEVLAALHVDRAHLVGCSYGGWVALQHQLHTPGRAATITLLDPAGFGRITKRFILWVVLGGLAGLTPRPLRRRAARWLRNATLLDDDLMGLALVSTGFRRRLPQPPPLSDDELRQITVPTLALLGERSQMYDAAQVAARIRALMPAAHADVVPDAGHDLQVHSPDLVTDRTAEFAAGVEAASRAATERPAEPA from the coding sequence GTGGTCGAGACCAGGCTCAGTGCGTTCACCAACGACAACGCACGCACCAAGTTCTTGGCGGTCTACCAGCGCACGTTCGACCGGGTGTGGCCCGCCGACCACGATCGTCTCGACGTGCCCACCTCCTTCGGCGTCACCCGGGTGTACCGGACCGGGCGACCCGACGGCGACCCGTTCGTGCTGCTGCCGGGCGCGGGCGGCAACGCGCTGGGCTGGCACCGGCACGTGCCGCGATGGGGCGGGCAACGGCCGGTCATCGCGATCGACCCCGTCGGCGAGCCCGGCTGCTCCACCCAGGACAGGCCCCTGGCGGACGGCCGCGACCTGGCCCACTGGCTCGACGAGGTGCTCGCCGCGCTGCACGTCGACCGCGCACACCTCGTGGGCTGCTCCTACGGCGGCTGGGTCGCCCTGCAGCACCAACTGCACACGCCGGGCCGCGCCGCCACGATCACGCTGCTGGACCCGGCGGGATTCGGGCGGATCACCAAACGGTTCATCCTCTGGGTGGTCCTGGGCGGGCTCGCCGGGCTGACGCCCCGCCCGCTGCGCCGTCGCGCGGCCCGGTGGCTGCGCAACGCCACGCTGCTCGACGACGACCTCATGGGCCTGGCGCTCGTCTCGACCGGCTTCCGGCGACGGCTGCCCCAGCCGCCCCCGCTCAGCGACGACGAGCTGCGCCAGATCACCGTCCCGACGCTGGCCCTGCTCGGCGAGCGCAGCCAGATGTACGACGCCGCACAGGTCGCCGCACGCATCCGGGCCCTGATGCCGGCCGCGCATGCCGACGTCGTCCCCGATGCCGGACACGACCTGCAGGTGCACAGCCCGGACCTCGTCACCGATCGGACCGCCGAGTTCGCCGCCGGTGTCGAGGCCGCGTCCCGCGCAGCCACCGAGCGTCCCGCCGAACCGGCCTGA
- a CDS encoding alpha/beta hydrolase, producing MTLRGTAAGVPYIALPPADPTPDTPLVVAWHLLDPPRSEEAMAAALPLNGLNSWRVYLGLPMTGDRMLPGGPEALMKLAMEDAVLNVFEPLTRQAVAEFPAALAELRSLLNAHGPLSVVGGSIGSMTALRLLTETAVEVDRVALVSPAVQLSALVDANSRMFGMPYAWTDESRAVADRLDFVARAAEIERPLLMVIGDEDDRDGFRDPAQRLWAALPEGSSLVAIPGMGHALAEEPGLEAAPQTAHAAQVDAIVTDWLSR from the coding sequence ATGACGCTCAGAGGAACCGCGGCCGGAGTGCCGTACATCGCCCTGCCGCCCGCCGACCCGACCCCGGACACCCCGCTGGTCGTGGCGTGGCACCTGCTCGACCCGCCGCGCAGCGAGGAGGCCATGGCCGCCGCCCTGCCCCTGAACGGCCTGAACTCTTGGCGGGTGTACCTCGGCCTGCCGATGACCGGCGACCGGATGCTGCCCGGCGGCCCGGAGGCGCTGATGAAGCTCGCCATGGAGGACGCGGTGCTGAACGTGTTCGAGCCGCTGACCCGCCAGGCGGTGGCGGAGTTCCCGGCCGCGCTGGCCGAGCTGCGCTCGCTGCTCAACGCCCACGGCCCGCTCAGCGTGGTGGGCGGGTCGATCGGCTCGATGACGGCGCTGCGGCTGCTGACCGAGACGGCCGTGGAGGTCGACCGGGTGGCGCTGGTCAGCCCCGCGGTCCAGTTGTCGGCCCTGGTCGACGCCAACTCGCGGATGTTCGGCATGCCGTACGCGTGGACCGACGAGAGCCGTGCCGTGGCCGACCGGCTCGACTTCGTGGCCCGCGCCGCGGAGATCGAGCGCCCACTGCTGATGGTGATCGGCGACGAGGACGACCGGGACGGCTTCCGGGACCCGGCGCAGCGGCTGTGGGCGGCACTGCCGGAAGGATCGTCGCTGGTCGCGATCCCCGGCATGGGCCATGCCCTGGCCGAGGAGCCCGGCCTCGAAGCCGCCCCGCAGACCGCGCACGCCGCGCAGGTCGACGCCATCGTCACCGACTGGCTGTCCCGCTAG
- a CDS encoding PadR family transcriptional regulator has protein sequence MTMQEPTFFILTALVRSPLHGYGVMQAVEQLSGGRVVLKAGTLYAALERLTATGLIVVDREEAVAGRLRRYYVLSDDGRGALEAAVERMRSDATVAATRLREAFGFGVAVQHG, from the coding sequence ATGACGATGCAGGAACCCACGTTCTTCATCCTGACCGCCCTGGTCCGCTCCCCGCTGCACGGATACGGCGTCATGCAGGCCGTCGAGCAGCTGTCCGGCGGGCGGGTCGTCCTGAAGGCCGGCACGCTCTACGCCGCCCTGGAGCGGCTCACCGCGACCGGGCTGATCGTCGTGGACCGCGAGGAGGCCGTGGCCGGGCGGCTGCGCCGCTATTACGTGCTGTCCGATGACGGCCGGGGGGCGCTGGAGGCCGCGGTGGAGCGGATGCGGTCCGACGCGACCGTCGCCGCGACCCGCCTGAGGGAGGCGTTCGGCTTCGGCGTGGCGGTGCAGCATGGTTGA